The following are encoded in a window of Bos indicus isolate NIAB-ARS_2022 breed Sahiwal x Tharparkar chromosome 7, NIAB-ARS_B.indTharparkar_mat_pri_1.0, whole genome shotgun sequence genomic DNA:
- the FABP6 gene encoding gastrotropin, with amino-acid sequence MAFTGKYETESEKNYDEFMKRLGLSSDRIEKGRNFKVISEIQQDGQNFTWSQHYPGGHSISNNFTIGKETEMETVGNKKFKVTVKMEGGKVVVDSANYHHTVEIVDGKLVEVSTFGGVIYERVSKKVA; translated from the exons ATGGCCTTCACTGGCAAGTACGAGACTGAGAGTGAGAAGAACTATGATGAGTTCATGAAGCGCCTGG GGCTCTCCAGCGACAGGATTGAAAAGGGCCGCAACTTCAAGGTCATCTCGGAGATACAGCAGGACGGGCAGAACTTCACCTGGTCCCAGCACTACCCTGGGGGCCACTCCATTTCCAACAATTTCACCATTGGCAAGGAGACTGAGATGGAGACCGTGGGAAACAAGAAGTTCAAG gTCACTGTGAAGATGGAGGGTGGGAAAGTGGTCGTGGACTCTGCCAACTACCACCACACCGTAGAGATTGTGGATGGCAAGCTGGTGGAG GTCTCCACCTTTGGAGGCGTGATCTACGAGCGCGTGAGCAAGAAGGTGGCCTGA